AAAGACCTCCAGCTTGCCCTGGGCCGACTGGGTGGCGACCCGGTTCTGGCCTGCGGCGCGGCCGCTTTTTTCGATCACCTCAACGGTGGTCTGCATGTCGGCGCGGATCGCCTGCAGGGCGGTGGAGACCTCATCGGAGGCCCGGCCCACCTCGCCGGCGTGGTGTACCACGTCCTCCAGGCGCTCGGCGATCTGGCGGTTACGTAGCGAGATTTCCTCGGCACTCTGGGATAGCCCGCCGGCCTCGCCGTGTACCGAGGACATCTGCGTCTTGATGGCGACCACTATGTTGTGGATCTTTTCCACAAAGGAGTTGAACAGGCGCGACAGCAGGCTCATCTCACCCCGCCCACTCAGTTGCAGGCGACGGGTGAGATCACCCTCGCCCCGGGTCAGGTCTTCGATGTTGCCGATCAGGGCCTTGATTGGCCGGTAGATCATCAGCCGGAACACCAGGGCCATGACCAGGGCGCCGGGCAGCAGCACGGCACCCAGCACGATAAGGATACTGCGCAGGTTTTCCTGCCGCTGTTCAGTGGCAAAGCCAGTATCCAGGGTAATGCCGAGATAACCGGCCTTTTCGCCCTCCTTCCAGTTGGTGTGGCAGCTGATGCACTCCCGTTCCACCGGCAGGGCGTAGTAGAACTCGGCACTGCCCTCGCCGATGCGGTAGGCGCGGCCCTGCTCATCAAACGGCAGCTCGGGTACGCGGATATGGCAACCGAAGCATTCTTGCTGGGTCCGGCCGGCGGTATGTTCGCGCGCCTTTTCGGTTTCGTGCAGGTCACGGACATTCCAGTCCGGGCGGCGGTAGCGGCCATCGGTCTCGCGGTGCAGGGGGATATTGGGGTTCTGCAGCTCTCCGTTTTCCCCCTCACGCACAAAGGGCTTGCCCACGGTGACCTGGCCGGAGGTGTAGGTCATCAGCCCCAGCCGGGTGTAGAGGGCGGTGTCGCGCACCTCTTCGATCTTGGCGGCATTG
This is a stretch of genomic DNA from gamma proteobacterium SS-5. It encodes these proteins:
- a CDS encoding methyl-accepting chemotaxis protein — protein: MDARDNQLHFSHSLVFRAMLYLGLSIALVVIFAVAAVLYHQEQMLERKILSDGHGLLAKFITETQDSLAKGQPRTFQSIIDNAAKIEEVRDTALYTRLGLMTYTSGQVTVGKPFVREGENGELQNPNIPLHRETDGRYRRPDWNVRDLHETEKAREHTAGRTQQECFGCHIRVPELPFDEQGRAYRIGEGSAEFYYALPVERECISCHTNWKEGEKAGYLGITLDTGFATEQRQENLRSILIVLGAVLLPGALVMALVFRLMIYRPIKALIGNIEDLTRGEGDLTRRLQLSGRGEMSLLSRLFNSFVEKIHNIVVAIKTQMSSVHGEAGGLSQSAEEISLRNRQIAERLEDVVHHAGEVGRASDEVSTALQAIRADMQTTVEVIEKSGRAAGQNRVATQSAQGKLEVFLERMDGLNQRAQSMLELLKQIDTIAEQTNLLALNAAIEAARAGETGRGFAVVADEVRNLAGRTGELTHSINDIVGGFTRDMAQARELMSETSQEMTAIAQSSSATETDLQEAVERSRALHREFGRMEDAAERQRQLTSSINQAIVQAGEEAGRTRETGERVQELAHRLLEAVHQVEDVTSRFRTST